A single Anopheles arabiensis isolate DONGOLA chromosome 2, AaraD3, whole genome shotgun sequence DNA region contains:
- the LOC120902721 gene encoding NADH-quinone oxidoreductase subunit B-like: MLPIRAAFARANVFAAHRSPAGAAIVRLKATLPVVHGGQPPDPLPYSPFGAKQSNTAEWTVARLDDLLNWGRKGSMWPTMFGLACCAMEMMQAAAPRYDIDRFGVLFRASPRQTDFIIVAGTLTNKMAPALRKIYDQMPEPRWVISMGSCANGGGYYHYSYSVVRGCDRIIPVDIYVPGCPPTAEALIYGVLQLQKKVKRMKTVQMWYRK; the protein is encoded by the coding sequence ATGCTGCCCATCCGTGCTGCGTTCGCAAGAGCCAACGTGTTTGCGGCGCACCGTTCCCCGGCCGGTGCGGCCATCGTTCGTCTCAAAGCAACCCTTCCGGTTGTGCACGGCGGCCAACCACCAGACCCGTTACCATATTCACCGTTCGGAGCGAAACAATCGAACACCGCCGAATGGACCGTGGCCCGTTTGGATGATTTGCTAAACTGGGGCCGCAAAGGATCAATGTGGCCGACAATGTTCGGCCTGGCGTGCTGTGCCATGGAGATGATGCAAGCGGCCGCCCCACGTTACGATATCGATCGGTTTGGCGTACTGTTCCGTGCCTCCCCCCGGCAGACGGATTTCATCATTGTGGCCGGCACGCTGACGAACAAGATGGCACCGGCGCTACGCAAAATTTACGACCAAATGCCCGAACCAAGGTGGGTTATTTCGATGGGCAGTTGCGCCAACGGTGGCGGCTACTATCACTACTCGTACTCGGTGGTGCGTGGCTGCGATCGGATCATACCGGTCGATATCTACGTTCCAGGATGTCCACCGACGGCCGAGGCACTAATATACGGAGTGCTGCAATTGCAGAAGAAGGTTAAACGCATGAAAACGGTACAAATGTGGTATCGTAAGTAG
- the LOC120902703 gene encoding uncharacterized protein LOC120902703, with translation MPRINFSRTERFAQMSKQEQLIAQKRQQILEKQRTLELAKQIAAEATKDTTSATETAEASEATSGKVLLPFSNDGSFLERFKQLSEKIVKQTEDQVKPIVPEPDAAAAVEPTPTAVGVSASTSSEQMFKFDVPPPSLLPTLPPPPPPPPPQLPAMADDVHFEPFYDLPPVVIDSSSAADDSAARPGGGEVELPHSQVFSEHDKLPTTVEELIQLVADIGDVYEDKLCSRKNDLHPSLWFVFDKQSEAYRGFRRMISARRATRAEHGTGGPAVASRRMNDPTEPTGGGDDGEDDDDDDDAKYDPADVLDDSIIDEGQEQHPHTGRPRGPEGSKAGTGAAGEIPIHMMPNFYGDERHFYDDKSTTETDSDTEYVREARERNLKNLKRKTFDAGNRREDGSSTDSDDDYHGGLGDSANESLNDKNGGSSGAGGSATGGSGGGGAGGGGARAHRQKYRKKSRWGENTDGTGTAGSQEGGGAGAGTEQQQQQQQKPPQQQLQQGPWALTAGQMSVPPPPPPPPLPAAAAAAATPPVIDRNNPGLLQYVFHHYGTVADVSPECWSKAEEHYRLQLLYDDLTAKIQQHDRFLRNATDGQRVDSDEERRLNTVKLEAIMCWISEITRLYERVRPSHLSDFLMRDDYERFVERFRRTSDRQPNFEDYKEFRLREANGTLAEAGSGPSRPDGGSGRPEYSSTDSDFASYNDQNQSGTAATGQQQQGGGGGANGGKTETRNAEHSSTVGGKRAAEGSAEQQQQQQLAAKRRKSRWGGQVECGAGPQFVAGVVQAPPPPGQNFHTQPPPPLLPVHPPGPPPALPSAKLSTVSRTDPALLAYARQNFGSTNLSEEDWKKAEDHYKINLLFQDMLRKRQEIDRLANSGRFKYEYDSDEDTTGGTWEHKLRMQEMEATQKWANELTRQSEGKHHIGDFLPPEELRKFMEKYEAQKHNRQPNLSDYKDYKLREDNVGFQMLQKLGWKQGQGLGADGSGIVDPINKAAQRDNNQGLGIITPDNPEVNDNEYDAYRKRMMLAYRFRPNPLNNPRRAYY, from the exons ATGCCTCGTATCAACTTCAGCCGTACTGAGCGATTCGCTCAGATGTCGAAGCAGGAGCAACTGATCGCACAGAAACGACAGCAAATACTCGAGAAGCAGCGCACGCTCGAGCTGGCGAAACAGATCGCGGCCGAAGCGACCAAGGATACGACAAG CGCCACGGAGACGGCGGAAGCGTCCGAAGCGACGTCCGGAAAGGTGCTGCTACCGTTCAGCAACGACGGCTCATTTCTCGAACGGTTCAAGCAGCTGAGCGAGAAGATTGTGAAACAGACCGAGGACCAGGTGAAGCCCATCGTCCCGGAACCGGACGCTGCGGCTGCTGTCGAGCCGACCCCGACAGCGGTGGGTGTGTCTGCCAG CACCAGTAGCGAGCAGATGTTCAAATTTGACGTACCACCGCCATCGCTTTTACCGACGCTacctccaccaccgcctccaccgccaccgcagCTTCCGGCCATGGCGGACGATGTGCATTTCGAGCCGTTCTACGATCTGCCCCCGGTGGTGATCGACAGTAGCAGCGCCGCGGATGACAGTGCCGCCCGTCCCGGCGGTGGCGAGGTAGAACTACCGCACAGCCAAG TATTTTCAGAACATGATAAATTACCAACCACTGTTGAAGAATTAATTCAATTGGTTGCCGATATCGGTGATGTTTATGAAGATAAATTATGTTCACGTAAAAATGATTTGCATCCGTCGCTTTG GTTCGTGTTCGATAAGCAGTCGGAGGCGTATCGTGGCTTTCGTCGGATGATCAGCGCGCGTAGGGCGACGCGTGCGGAACACGGTACCGGCGGCCCGGCAGTGGCCAGCAGGAGGATGAACGATCCAACCGAACCGACCGGTGGCGGCGACGATGGCgaagatgacgatgacgatgatgatgccaaATATGATCCGGCCGACGTGCTGGACGATTCGATCATCGACGAGGGCCAGGAGCAGCACCCGCACACCGGCAGACCGCGTGGTCCGGAAGGTTCGAAGGCCGGCACCGGTGCCGCGGGCGAGATTCCCATTCACATGATGCCGAACTTTTACGGCGACGAGCGGCACTTTTACGACGACAAGTCGACGACGGAAACGGACTCGGACACGGAGTACGTGCGGGAGGCCCGCGAGCGCAACCTGAAGAATCTCAAGCGCAAAACGTTCGACGCGGGCAATCGGCGCGAGGACGGCAGCTCGACCGACTCGGACGACGATTACCATGGCGGGCTGGGCGACAGTGCGAACGAGTCGCTGAACGACAAGAACGGTGGCAGCTCCGGCGCGGGCGGTAGTGCGACGGGCGGCAGCGGGGGTGGcggcgctggtggtggtggtgcccgtGCCCATCGGCAGAAGTACCGCAAAAAGTCGCGCTGGGGCGAGAATACCGACGGCACGGGTACGGCTGGCAGCCAGGAAGGAGGTGGTGCCGGAGCGGGaacggaacagcagcagcagcagcaacagaaaccGCCACAGCAACAGCTGCAGCAAGGACCGTGGGCCTTAACGGCGGGACAAATGAGCgtaccgccgccaccaccgcctccaccattgccagcagctgcagctgctgctgcgacgcCGCCCGTGATCGATCGGAACAATCCCGGGCTGTTGCAGTACGTGTTTCACCACTACGGCACGGTGGCGGACGTTTCGCCGGAATGCTGGAGCAAGGCGGAAGAGCACTACCGCCTGCAGCTGCTGTACGACGATCTGACGGCGAAGATACAGCAGCACGATCGGTTTCTGCGCAACGCCACCGACGGGCAGCGGGTGGATTCGGACGAGGAGCGCCGCCTGAACACGGTCAAGCTGGAGGCGATCATGTGCTGGATCAGCGAGATCACGCGCCTGTACGAGCGCGTCCGTCCGAGCCATCTGAGCGACTTTCTGATGCGCGACGATTACGAGCGTTTCGTGGAGCGGTTCCGCCGGACGTCCGATCGGCAGCCGAACTTTGAGGATTACAAAGAGTTCCGGCTGCGCGAGGCCAACGGTACGCTGGCCGAGGCCGGTTCCGGCCCGTCCCGGCCGGACGGTGGCTCCGGTCGGCCCGAGTACAGCTCGACCGATTCGGACTTTGCGTCGTACAACGATCAGAACCAATCGGGAACGGCAGCCaccggtcagcagcagcagggtggtggtggtggcgcaaACGGTggcaaaacagaaacacgCAACGCGGAACACTCGTCCACGGTGGGTGGAAAACGGGCCGCCGAAGGCTcggccgagcagcagcagcaacagcagctggcCGCAAAGCGGCGCAAAAGTCGCTGGGGAGGTCAGGTGGAGTGTGGCGCCGGGCCGCAGTTCGTGGCCGGCGTCGTCCAAGCACCGCCGCCCCCCGGGCAGAACTTCCACacacagccaccaccaccgctgctgcCAGTGCATCCGCCGGGGCCACCGCCCGCCCTTCCATCGGCCAAGCTGTCCACCGTGAGCCGCACCGATCCGGCCCTGTTGGCGTACGCGCGACAAAACTTTGGCAGCACCAACCTGTCCGAGGAGGACTGGAAGAAGGCGGAAGACCACTACAAGATCAATCTGCTCTTTCAGGACATGCTGCGCAAGCGGCAGGAAATAGACCGGCTGGCCAACAGTGGCCGGTTCAAGTACGAGTACGATTCGGACGAGGACACGACGGGCGGTACCTGGGAGCACAAGCTGCGCATGCAGGAGATGGAAGCGACCCAGAAGTGGGCGAACGAGCTGACGCGCCAGTCGGAGGGCAAGCACCACATCGGGGACTTTCTGCCGCCCGAGGAGCTGCGCAAGTTTATGGAGAAGTACGAGGCGCAGAAGCACAACCGCCAGCCGAACCTGAGCGACTACAAGGACTACAAGCTGCGCGAGGACAACGTGGGCTTCCAGATGCTGCAGAAGCTCGGCTGGAAGCAGGGCCAGGGGCTGGGCGCGGACGGAAGCGGCATTGTCGATCCGATCAATAA GGCCGCACAGCGCGACAATAATCAGGGCCTGGGCATCATCACGCCGGACAACCCGGAGGTGAACGATAACGAGTACGATGCGTACCGGAAGCGCATGATGCTGGCGTACCGTTTCCGGCCGAACCCGTTG AACAACCCGCGCCGAGCGTACTACTAG